In the genome of Lagopus muta isolate bLagMut1 chromosome 21, bLagMut1 primary, whole genome shotgun sequence, one region contains:
- the CLDN19 gene encoding claudin-19 isoform X2 has product MGGGARELAGYLAALGGWVAALAAAALPQWRQSSYAGDAIITAVGLHEGLWMSCAAQSTGQVQCRLHDSLLSLDVHIQTSRALMVISLLLGFFGIIVSVVGMKCTKVGEEDPITKSRIAVAGGVLFILCGLCTLAAVSLYATQVTYEFFSASTPINARYEFGSALFVGWGAASLTVLGGSLLCCSCPAKERQGQQYYRQSQPSTARETGEGF; this is encoded by the exons ATGGGCGGCGGAGCACGGGAGCTGGCGGGGTACCTGGCCGCGTTGGGCGGGTGGGTGGCGGCTCTGGCTGCCGCGGCTCTGCCCCAGTGGAGACAGAGCTCGTACGCCGGAGACGCCATCATCACGGCGGTGGGGCTGCACGAAGGGCTGTGGATGAGCTGCGCCGCGCAGAGCACCGGGCAGGTGCAGTGCCGCCTGCACGACTCGCTGCTCTCCCTCGACG TTCACATCCAGACCTCCCGGGCTCTCATGGTTATTTCTCTCCTCCTGGGTTTCTTCGGCATCATCGTGAGCGTTGTGGGCATGAAATGCACCAAGGTTGGTGAGGAGGATCCCATCACCAAGAGCCGCATTGCTGTTGCTGGAGGTGTCCTCTTCATCCTCTGCG GTCTGTGCACGTTAGCGGCCGTCTCCTTGTACGCCACACAGGTCACCTACGAGTTCTTCAGTGCCAGCACTCCGATCAACGCCAG GTACGAGTTTGGCTCGGCGCTGTTTGTCGGCTGGGGGGCTGCCAGCCTCACCGTGCTGGGgggctccctgctctgctgctcctgccctgccaaGGAGCGCCAAGGACAGCAGTACTACCGACAGTCGCAGCCTTCCACAGCCCGGGA GACCGGTGAAGGCTTTTAG
- the P3H1 gene encoding prolyl 3-hydroxylase 1, with protein sequence MALLLPLLPLLIWAAEPPAPLGPPEHSDPPLPAEPPDALFAAGAEAYARGDWPAVVLQMERALRARAAIRARSVRCRLRCANATAAVPTDGLEPALRDLLFFQGLLRRAACLRGCGPTQPSRYRLGEELESEFRKRSPYNYLQVAYFKINKVAKAVAAAHTFFVANPEHVEMKQNLEYYQMMAGVRESDFADLEARPHMTEFRLGVRFYSEEQPAAAVLHLEKALEEYFVADTECRALCEGPYDYEGYNYLEYNADLFQAMTDHYMQVLSCKQGCVTELASQPGREKPLEDFLPSHFNYLQFAYYNSGNYEKAIECTKTYLLFFPNDEVMNQNLAYYTAVLGEDLARPIEPRKEIQAYRQRSLMEKELLFFSYDVFGIPFVDPDTWTPEEVIPKRLREKQKVERETAARISEEIGNLMKEIETLVEEKAKESAEMSKFIREGGPLVYEGASVTMNSKSLNGSQRVVVDGVLSAEECRELQRLTNAAASAGDGYRGKTSPHTPSETFYGVTVLKALKLGQEGKVPLQSAHLYYNVTEKVRHMMESYFRLEVPLHFSYSHLVCRTAIDEKQEGRSDNSHEVHVDNCILNAEALVCVKEPPAYTFRDYSAILYLNGDFEGGAFYFTELDAKTQTAEVQPQCGRAVGFSSGSENPHGVKAVTKGQRCAIALWFTLDPRHSERERVQADDLVKMLFRTEEVDLLQEPSTEQEPTAATSTAGLHAAGKDEL encoded by the exons ATggcgctgctgctgccgctgctgccgctgctgaTCTGGGCGGCGGAACCGCCGGCACCGCTGGGACCGCCGGAGCACTCCGATCCCCCGCTGCCGGCCGAGCCCCCGGACGCGCTCTTCGCTGCCGGCGCCGAAGCGTACGCGCGGGGGGACTGGCCCGCCGtggtgctgcagatggagcGGGCGCTGCGGGCCCGCGCCGCTATCCGCGCTCGGTCGGTTCGGTGCCGCCTGCGCTGCGCCAATGCCACCGCGGCGGTACCGACGGACGGACTCGAGCCGGCTCTCCGCGATCTGCTGTTCTTCCAGGGGCTGCTGCGGCGCGCAGCCTGCCTCCGGGGCTGCGGGCCCACCCAGCCCTCCCGGTACCGCCTGGGCGAGGAGCTGGAGAGCGAGTTCCGCAAGCGGAGCCCCTACAACTACCTCCAGGTCGCCTACTTCAAG ATCAATAAGGTGGCGAAGGCCGTGGCTGCAGCCCACACCTTCTTCGTGGCCAACCCCGAGCACGTGGAGATGAAGCAGAACCTGGAGTACTACCAGATGATGGCAGGCGTCAGGGAGTCCGACTTTGCTGACCTGGAGGCCAGGCCCCACatg ACAGAGTTCCGCCTGGGTGTCCGGTTTTACAGCGAGGAGCAGCcggctgctgctgtcctgcaccTGGAGAAGGCACTGGAGGAATACTTTGTGGCTGACACGGAGTGCCGTGCTCTCTGTGAGGGGCCCTATGACTATGAAGGCTACAACTACCTGGAGTACAACGCAGACCTGTTCCAGGCCATGACAG ATCACTACATGCAGGTGCTGAGCTGCAAGCAGGGCTGTGTCACAGAGCTCGCCTCGCAGCCTGGTCGGGAGAAGCCCCTGGAGGATTTCCTGCCCTCGCATTTCAACTACTTGCAGTTTGCCTACTACAACA gTGGGAATTATGAAAAAGCAATTGAATGCACCAAAACATACTTGCTCTTCTTCCCAAACGATGAGGTGATGAACCAGAATTTGGCCTATTACACTGCTGTCCTGGGAGAAGACCTGGCCAGGCCCATTGAGCCCCGAAAG GAGATCCAGGCATACCGCCAGCGGAGCCTCATGGAGAAGGAGCTGCTCTTCTTCAGCTACGACGTCTTTGGGATCCCATTTGTGGACCCG GACACGTGGACGCCTGAAGAGGTGATACCAAAGAGGCTGCGAGAGAAACAAAA GGTGGAGCGGGAGACAGCGGCACGCATCTCCGAGGAGATCGGCAACCTGATGAAGGAGATCGAGACGCTGGtggaggagaaagcaaaggagTCTGCAGAAATGAGCAAGTTCATCCGAGAAG gcgGCCCCTTGGTGTACGAGGGAGCCAGCGTCACCATGAACTCCAAAAGCCTGAACGGGTCTCAGCGCGTTGTGGTGGATGGAGTCCTGTCAGCTGAGGAGTGCCGGGAGCTGCAGAGACTCACCAAC GCAGCTGCCTCGGCAGGGGATGGCTATCGTGGGAAGACATCGCCTCACACCCCCAGTGAGACCTTCTATGGTGTCACCGTCCTGAAGGCCCTCAAG CTGGGCCAGGAGGGCAAGGTCCCCCTGCAGAGCGCCCACCTCTACTACAACGTGACGGAGAAGGTGCGGCACATGATGGAGTCCTACTTCCGCCTGGAGGTCCCGCTCCATTTCTCCTACTCACACCTGGTGTGTCGCACAGCCATCGATG AGAAGCAGGAAGGCCGGAGTGACAACAGCCATGAGGTGCATGTGGACAACTGCATCCTCAATGCGGAGGCCCTGGTGTGTGTAAAGGAACCACCAGCCTACACCTTCCGGGATTACAG TGCCATCCTCTACCTCAATGGGGACTTTGAAGGGGGAGCTTTCTACTTCACAGAGCTGGATGCCAAGACACAGACT GCAGAGGTGCAGCCCCAGTGTGGCCGTGCCGTGGGCTTCTCCTCTGGCTCAGAGAACCCCCATGGGGTGAAGGCTGTGACCAAAGGCCAACGCTGTGCTATTGCCCTCTGGTTCACCCTGGACCCTCGGCACAGCGAGCGG GAGCGAGTGCAGGCGGACGATTTGGTGAAGATGCTTTTCAGGACGGAAGAGGTGGATTTGCTGCAGGAGCCAAGCACGGAGCAGGAGCCAACggctgccaccagcactgctggcttgcatgcagcagggaaggatgAACTGTGA
- the C21H1orf50 gene encoding uncharacterized protein C1orf50 homolog, which produces MAAVGGEDGGGGGAGLALALVEGSAGRAARVGDPGDLVALARQVQQADEYVRANACNKLSVIAEQIRCLQEQARKVLEDANRDADLHHVACNLVKKPGNIYYLYRRESGQKYFSILSPKEWGTSPHEFLGAYKLQHDMSWTPFEDIERRDAEINILDKLLSRQAALPPCTEPNFQGLTK; this is translated from the exons ATGGCGGCCGTAGGAGGGGAGGATGGCGGTGGTGGCGGTGCGGGCCTGGCTTTGGCCTTGGTGGAAGGCAGCGCCGGGCGGGCCGCCCGCGTCGGGGACCCGGGGGACTTGGTGGCGCTGGCCCGGCAGGTGCAGCAG GCAGATGAGTATGTTCGAGCCAATGCCTGCAACAAGCTGTCTGTCATTGCTGAGCAGATCCGGTGCTTGCAGGAGCAGGCTCGGAAG gTTTTGGAAGATGCTAACAGGGATGCTGATCTGCACCACGTGGCCTGCAACTTAGTGAAGAAGCCAGGAAACATTTACTACTTGTATAGGAGGGAGAGTGGCCAAAAGTACTTCTCCATCCTGTCTCCGAAG GAGTGGGGGACCAGCCCCCACGAGTTTCTCGGTGCCTATAAGCTGCAGCACGACATGTCCTGGACGCCTTTCGAGGACATTGAGCGACGAGATGCTGAAATAAACATCTTGGACAAACTGCTGAGCCGGCAGGCAGCGCTCCCCCCCTGCACAGAGCCCAACTTCCAGGGCCTCACCAAATGA
- the CLDN19 gene encoding claudin-19 isoform X1, with translation MGGGARELAGYLAALGGWVAALAAAALPQWRQSSYAGDAIITAVGLHEGLWMSCAAQSTGQVQCRLHDSLLSLDVHIQTSRALMVISLLLGFFGIIVSVVGMKCTKVGEEDPITKSRIAVAGGVLFILCGLCTLAAVSLYATQVTYEFFSASTPINARYEFGSALFVGWGAASLTVLGGSLLCCSCPAKERQGQQYYRQSQPSTAREPHVKISSAIRGEQCL, from the exons ATGGGCGGCGGAGCACGGGAGCTGGCGGGGTACCTGGCCGCGTTGGGCGGGTGGGTGGCGGCTCTGGCTGCCGCGGCTCTGCCCCAGTGGAGACAGAGCTCGTACGCCGGAGACGCCATCATCACGGCGGTGGGGCTGCACGAAGGGCTGTGGATGAGCTGCGCCGCGCAGAGCACCGGGCAGGTGCAGTGCCGCCTGCACGACTCGCTGCTCTCCCTCGACG TTCACATCCAGACCTCCCGGGCTCTCATGGTTATTTCTCTCCTCCTGGGTTTCTTCGGCATCATCGTGAGCGTTGTGGGCATGAAATGCACCAAGGTTGGTGAGGAGGATCCCATCACCAAGAGCCGCATTGCTGTTGCTGGAGGTGTCCTCTTCATCCTCTGCG GTCTGTGCACGTTAGCGGCCGTCTCCTTGTACGCCACACAGGTCACCTACGAGTTCTTCAGTGCCAGCACTCCGATCAACGCCAG GTACGAGTTTGGCTCGGCGCTGTTTGTCGGCTGGGGGGCTGCCAGCCTCACCGTGCTGGGgggctccctgctctgctgctcctgccctgccaaGGAGCGCCAAGGACAGCAGTACTACCGACAGTCGCAGCCTTCCACAGCCCGGGA ACCCCATGTAAAAATATCGTCAGCCATCAGGGGAGAGCAGTGCTTGTAG